In Phormidium yuhuli AB48, one genomic interval encodes:
- a CDS encoding glucose-1-phosphate thymidylyltransferase, which translates to MKALILSGGKGTRLRPLTYTGAKQLVPVANKPILWYGIESIVSAGITEIGIIISPETGEEVQKLTGEGDRFGAKITYILQEEPAGLAHAVKIAQPFLGDSPFVMYLGDNLIQNDLTPFLNHFQDKQLDALILLRPVENPSAFGVAKVDQTGRVLELVEKPAVPPSNLALVGIYYFSPEVHQAIARIKPSERGELEITDAISNLLDHKNPVEAQILEGWWLDTGKKDDLLSANQILLDSELQTAIFGELDRDSQVVGRVKIGQGTQLINCSVRGPVIIGENCHLENCFIGPYSSIADGVTLKDVDLEHSVILQETRIEGIQQRIVDSLIGRRAQLGTGRPRPKALRFMVGDDCHIELA; encoded by the coding sequence ATGAAAGCACTGATTCTCTCCGGCGGAAAAGGAACGCGCCTGCGTCCCCTCACCTATACAGGGGCCAAACAACTGGTCCCCGTCGCCAACAAACCCATCCTCTGGTATGGGATTGAAAGCATTGTCTCAGCGGGAATCACCGAGATTGGCATTATCATTAGCCCCGAAACCGGGGAAGAAGTGCAAAAACTCACCGGAGAGGGCGATCGCTTCGGGGCCAAGATTACCTACATTCTGCAAGAAGAACCCGCCGGCCTGGCCCACGCCGTCAAAATCGCCCAACCCTTTCTGGGGGATTCTCCCTTTGTCATGTACCTGGGCGATAACCTGATTCAAAATGACCTCACCCCCTTTCTCAACCACTTCCAAGACAAACAACTCGATGCCTTGATTCTACTGCGGCCCGTCGAGAACCCCAGCGCCTTCGGGGTGGCGAAAGTCGATCAAACGGGGCGCGTCTTGGAACTGGTGGAAAAACCCGCCGTTCCGCCGTCGAACCTGGCCCTCGTGGGAATCTATTACTTCTCCCCCGAAGTTCATCAGGCGATCGCCCGCATCAAACCCTCGGAACGGGGAGAATTAGAAATCACCGACGCCATTAGTAACCTCCTCGATCATAAAAACCCCGTCGAAGCGCAAATCCTAGAAGGCTGGTGGCTGGATACGGGGAAAAAAGACGATCTCCTCAGCGCCAACCAAATTCTCCTCGACAGCGAACTGCAAACCGCCATTTTCGGGGAACTCGATAGAGATAGCCAAGTGGTGGGGCGAGTCAAAATTGGTCAGGGAACCCAACTGATTAACTGTTCTGTGCGCGGTCCTGTGATTATCGGTGAAAACTGTCACCTGGAAAACTGCTTTATCGGTCCTTACAGCAGTATTGCCGATGGCGTAACCCTCAAGGATGTGGACTTAGAACATAGCGTTATCCTACAAGAAACCCGAATTGAGGGCATTCAACAGCGGATTGTCGATAGTTTAATCGGCCGACGGGCCCAGTTAGGAACCGGTCGTCCCCGTCCCAAGGCGTTACGGTTTATGGTAGGAGATGACTGTCACATCGAGTTAGCCTGA
- a CDS encoding cell division protein ZapB: protein MESSMSSDRQSEGPPAANPNTKLIRQLRQSLSASIGVEDAPPPMIESVDQLHDDRDDDLIALRQRANIYHVPLFSAHRFGRAITTTRRLARKVLKPILMFQVAYNGANARFAEIVNGRVAQLRQEVDELQELARDRAETISRLETELEELKSQQKLQTRAIQKLIRNLNSE from the coding sequence ATGGAATCATCAATGTCCAGCGATCGCCAATCTGAGGGGCCCCCAGCGGCCAACCCCAACACCAAACTGATTCGCCAACTACGCCAGTCGCTGTCCGCCAGCATTGGCGTGGAGGATGCGCCCCCACCGATGATCGAATCCGTCGATCAGTTACACGACGATCGCGATGATGATCTCATAGCCCTGCGCCAACGGGCTAACATCTATCATGTTCCCCTCTTCTCGGCCCATCGCTTCGGCCGGGCCATCACCACCACGCGACGACTGGCGCGCAAAGTCCTGAAACCGATTTTAATGTTTCAAGTCGCCTACAACGGCGCCAATGCCCGCTTTGCAGAAATCGTAAACGGACGAGTGGCCCAATTACGCCAAGAGGTGGATGAATTACAAGAGTTAGCCCGCGATCGCGCTGAAACAATTTCCCGTTTAGAAACCGAACTCGAAGAACTCAAAAGCCAACAAAAACTACAAACCCGCGCCATCCAAAAACTCATCCGCAATCTCAACTCAGAATAG